A section of the Drosophila sechellia strain sech25 chromosome 3L, ASM438219v1, whole genome shotgun sequence genome encodes:
- the LOC6619394 gene encoding uncharacterized protein LOC6619394, with translation MAIHEQIDNLNIWWFPRDFCQSRFGEFQRSGTNSCTIISLILADKVAKADRFYHRVSDLPLRGWELFGNAINDGNSVYHNVITTNTPHARNLNLNIPDAIAAIRSQHKMNFRLEEWFYTHMEADPSNPMYNRNVAVQLSRVFQITLQMFQHATVRNNVPTNLFAAIIADSRTVMVTFDFRASIVALFDSHQHGRDAGAVFAQCTLENMDDLLFWFISMLHNVYSSRPSLFEISFLSSQPGVAKQIPPAIQKKIAADLKKPFKMNMPKH, from the coding sequence ATGGCCATTCACGAGCAGATCGACAACCTGAACATCTGGTGGTTTCCGCGCGACTTCTGTCAGTCGCGGTTTGGAGAGTTCCAGCGCAGCGGCACCAACTCCTGCACCATCATTTCCCTAATACTGGCCGACAAGGTGGCCAAGGCGGACAGATTCTATCACAGGGTCTCCGATCTGCCGCTGCGGGGATGGGAGCTCTTCGGCAACGCCATAAACGACGGGAACAGCGTGTACCACAATGTGATTACAACTAACACGCCGCACGCCAGGAATCTCAACCTCAACATTCCGGATGCTATCGCCGCCATTCGGTCGCAGCACAAGATGAACTTCCGGCTAGAGGAGTGGTTTTACACGCACATGGAGGCCGATCCCAGCAATCCCATGTACAACCGGAACGTGGCTGTGCAGTTGTCGCGGGTTTTCCAGATAACGCTCCAGATGTTCCAGCACGCCACCGTGCGAAACAATGTACCCACGAACCTATTCGCCGCCATCATTGCGGACAGTCGAACGGTGATGGTAACCTTCGATTTCCGGGCCTCGATCGTCGCCCTCTTCGACTCCCACCAACACGGCCGGGATGCGGGAGCGGTCTTCGCCCAGTGCACGCTCGAGAACATGGACGACCTGCTCTTCTGGTTCATCAGCATGTTACACAATGTCTACTCCAGCCGGCCCTCGCTGTTCGAAATCTCCTTCCTCAGCTCTCAGCCGGGGGTGGCCAAGCAAATTCCGCCGGCCATCCAAAAAAAGATTGCCGCAGACCTGAAGAAGCCGTTTAAGATGAACATGCCCAAGCACTAA